The Hydra vulgaris chromosome 14, alternate assembly HydraT2T_AEP genome includes the window TCTGCTCAAATTTTGATTCTTGCTCATATCATTCCACTttttattggacaaaacaaCGATTCCAATGATCCTCATTATGTTAATTTTCTTAGTCTTTTACAAATTCTTCAACTTACTTTGTCACTGATAACTACATATAGAACTATTTTTGATTTAGAAACTCTTATTGAAAAGCATTACAAATCATTTTCTTTATTGTGGCCAAATAATCTGATACCAAAACATCATTTTATACTTCATTTTGTCGGACAAATTCATCGATTTGGTccactaaaaaatcaattttgtatgaCTTTTGAAGCAAagcacaataaaataaaaagtgtacATTGGCATAATATCTTCAATGGAACACAATTTCAAACTTCCTTGATGATAATGGTCAACTGATACCTTATGCTTTTACggcaaacattttaaaaaaagaaatgtaattGGTTCAATTGTATACCAAGTTGGTGATATTATTTCGACAATTGATAATTCTTATCAACTTTATAAGATCACTGACCTTCAACCTAATTGCATAAAAGTTTGCATCATGACAATGACATCTACATACCTCATAAACTGGCTTTTCATGTTAGAAGTACTAAtacgtttaaataaattattttagaaaatctgCAAATTCCATAGCAATTGACAAAATTTACTGTAGATGGCACAATAATAGTTGTGCCTAGGTCAAAACATTGTCTCATAGTTtcataattacaataaatattttgagtatgaatatattttgtatatttgttgctgttttttaagttttttaattactttagacTTTCGTCCGATATTTGCGTGTTATCAGAAATCAAAAaccattaatttaattacaaattaatcgttttttaaaaaacctgcaAAAACGCAAATTTAATTGACCagaaggtttttaaaaacattccgaatgtttttaaaacattctgaatgttcttaaaacattctgaatgtttttaaaacattctgaatgtttttaaaacattctgaatgtttttaaaacattctgaatgtttttaaaacattctgaatgtttttaaaacattctgaatgttttttaacaatataaacaatgttgttattttttttaataaaatgtttttatttttattttttttactgtaaatcatgcgcggagtgttgctacatcgactatcttatagcctgactcgcaacaaactgctgctacatcgactgacaaatagcctgacttgcaacggagtgctgctatatatatatatatatatgtaaaactcTTAACtggttatttatatatatatatatatatatatatatatatatatatatatatatatatatatatatatatatatatatatatatatatacatatatataaattagtaaaaaacacttatctaacttTTATCTTCGACTTGAAGTCCTGATGAACTCTTCCTGATGATCCAGCAATGGTGAAACTTCAAGTTGAAGATAAaagttagataagtgttttttactaatttattattgctctgttctttaagaacattgagcactctatttgtaaaaaacactaacataatttatatatatatatatattatatatacctaTCTTTTCAATGGAGTGCACCAAATATTTAAATGGTTTGGTGCCTTGCCGTAAGCATACTTTAAAAGATGTTTGTAGTGAATTGGCGCATCACCTCGAAGAGTGTCTTCCCGAGGGAAACCGTTCaataagaaaaaagttctaTCATTGTGTAATTGTCCTTTTGAAACAATCATACTCAAACTGTACTTTTGGAGAAGAGGGTGCAGTAAGTTTgaactttaatgtttttaaattatcaaaaaaacagTGAAATATTacccaaaaataaattatatacccaaaaataaattataaaaaccaataTATAGTtcataacattaattttatatgataTTTAATTAAACAGAACATAAGTTATGGATAATTACTCCAAATAAGggtaaaattaaattcaaatagaTATAGattcaggttttttttaatgttcatatGTTTTATGCATGTTTTGTGTAACACACTCATGTGTTACACAAGACTAGacatttaaatgataaattttgttttttaggttgGAATTGTAAAGCGCGTTTGTAATGTAATTCGGAAGCGACGCGAGCGTCGTTTAAAAAGTTTGCTTGAGGTAAAATATGCAAACAGAATGCTAAACATCTCTGGAATAAACGATAGCTCATTTGATAAAGATATACAGGTGAtaccctatttttaaaaagcctatttttaaaagaaatatttttaatcagtatatttaaaaaaaaaattattattactggAAGATATGTACaggaaaaatttaataaggtttACTTTAGAGTTaatgcaatttcttttttagtttgcTTTGGTACAAAGAGTTCCTGATATTGATCATATTCGTTGTTTGGTTAGGAATATGCAGTGTTCTTTGCCATATTCAGAACACAAAGAGCACCTGTTCCATCCAGAAATTGTAAGCAAATAATActtacgcatatatatatatatatatatatatatatatatatatatatatatatatatatatatatatatatatatatatttatatatatatttatatatatatatgcggtccTTTATATGTGATCCCTTATTGGAAGGGGAGAGATcacatttaacttttatgattagttttttgttatttatttaatgaatttgtATTTTGCGcatttttaacaagttattcatatgacttaaaattttatagatcATGGACGAATTTGAAAGAATGAGCATAGTTACCAAAGAATTAGGCTATTGCAAGTTGTTGAAAAGTTGTATCCCGGTTTAGATATTCTATCTGCCCTAATACAATTTCATAAGAACACTACCAGAAAAGGAGTGTTGTGTCCAATTGTTATTGCTAGTGTAAGTTTAACGTatagttgtttcttttttgattttataatttgttatttatttttgtaatatattattaagataGATTAACTTAGCTtcactttttaacaaatttttagtcTGAAGATAATATCTCTTCTCCTGGGTCGCAACTTATTTTAGGAGAGAACATAACAATTGTTGACAAAAGGAAAGTAATTGCGATTGGTCATCGACATAATGATTCCCTACATATGCTTCAACTTATcgcttattattatattatcgaCTTGTCGTACCCAAGATCGTTTGGAGGAATTTTAGGGCTGTTGCAGCATTACGTCTTGCAAATACCATTTGCTTGTACCAATAAGCTttggctaaaaaaaatgcaaagtctTGTAAAAGGTTTTGTTGTATCTTTGTATTTTGAAACTGTTCAACTCTTTGCTTCGAATAAAAACATTGAgacaattcaaaatttaatatttatatttgatgatggtttctttttaaaggaaaaaatataatttttattatttctttggtctttttgttaatttcatttAAGTAAAGTGTGAcatttaatcatttaatttatcaaatgaTTAAATGTgacatttgttattaaattagtCACGCAATTTTTAGATATTTCGTACGGTgtgacatttatattttttatttgtcacgGAACATCTAAAACACTATCGTGTCGCATGTGACCAAGTCCGATTTAACGCGCCATATTTAATTTCTCTAAATGAGGCGTGAAAAATTGGGCCTGGTGACATGCGACACGATAGTGTTTTAGATGTGCcgtgacaaataaaaaatttaaatgtcacGCCATACTTAATTGATAAAAGTCGTGTGActactttaattataaatgtCACGCCAAACTTATTATCCTAATGTCGCGTGACGATTTTCGTTTTTGATGTCGCGTGTTAAATCGGGCTTCGTGACATGGCAATTTTATTAGAGAATTTGGCGTGACATTTTTTACAGTGTAGTGGGAAAGCGAAAAATAGTTTAGTAAATAGTTTGTCGCTCGGAGCCATTTGTATGCGATTCGCTTTatctttacttttgttttactatgtttttgctttaatttgtttctttactCTTAACTAAACcttattcatttttatgttcGTTTTTTTGTTGTCTTTATTCCATATGAAGTCAAACTAATAACTTGCAAACAGGCAGAAAAACAACCCTCGGGTTTCTATGGTTTCAATTAGCTAGACATTTTGTTACGATCTTCGACATCTTACGATCTAGACATTTTGTTACGATCTTACGATTCTACATTTGTGAATGATATAAGTCTTTAAtgatctattttgttttttctttcctTCTCTTAGAGATacatgtctttttaaaaatatatatattttttttaatacatgtaTTATCTATCATAGGCGCTGGAAGTGTTTAAAGACTGGGGGAGGGGCAGAAATGGGTGGGGCTTGGGGAGGTGTACCCCTCCCTGAATGGGTGTTTGGGGGCGTTATCccactgaaatttttttaggcATAATTAACCCTGCTAAATGCAGATTTGCAagcttttttaaatcattttatttaaatatttggtaCAAAACAAAATCTACCAAAAACAATTACAGTTACTGTAAAAAATGCCCAAATACGGATGAACGTTCGCGGATTTTAGCCACAAACTCCTCCATGAGTGCTGTAATGTCAACCTTGTctaggtaatctttgttaatgTGCATTAAAGCGAGGTCAGTGAGGCGACTCTGTGACATTGTTGACCGCAGCCAAGTATTAGGCCGTCTCGATGTACTGAAGGACCTTTCAGAACCAGTTACGGATATTGAAACAGATAAACACAACACAACTACCTGTTACACCATGTCAAATAACCTGAGGGTACTTGGTTCAAGGTTCTTTAAAGCTGCTGC containing:
- the LOC136090441 gene encoding uncharacterized protein LOC136090441, which encodes MECTKYLNGLVPCRKHTLKDVCSELAHHLEECLPEGNRSIRKKFYHCVIVLLKQSYSNCTFGEEGAVGIVKRVCNVIRKRRERRLKSLLEVKYANRMLNISGINDSSFDKDIQFALVQRVPDIDHIRCLVRNMQCSLPYSEHKEHLFHPEIIMDEFERMSIVTKELGYCKLLKSCIPV